A portion of the Diprion similis isolate iyDipSimi1 chromosome 4, iyDipSimi1.1, whole genome shotgun sequence genome contains these proteins:
- the LOC124405724 gene encoding cyclic nucleotide-gated cation channel subunit A isoform X1, producing MWTYMMAAASADPLAAHTRRLAASHRPHREPPSQTSISNHVPPSESCSQTTQLDIPRQDGGIARLSGTERCPDTELSEVIRIFDPSRTDQEVGAMEDSCDSIRNSEKLHRRLHRLTNRLQGMWKCRPRKRKKDREPDGFLAKFQGSGASASPEHSATCCWGHRLAIDPTLPFHYRWLLVVSLAVLYNLVFVVGRAVFWELNNAVPGVWYLLDYVCDAIYLLDIIVHAHEGYLEQGLMVRDAKRLRQHYFKTARWRLDFLAIFPTDLAYFWWSPSSCQVQVPCPVIVRTNRLLKLSRMWQYFEKTETRTGYPNAFRICKVVLAILVLIHWNACLYFAISYVVGFGSDNWVYNLNGARNASLARQYIYSFYWSTLTLTTIGETPQPENDAEYLFVVADFLAGVLIFATIVGNIGSMISNMNVARVEFQNRMDGVKQYMQFRKVSTELEARVIRWFAYTWANKQALDEERVLGALPDKLKAEIAIHVHLDTLKQVRIFQDCEPGLLEELVLKLRLQVFSPGDYICRKGDVGKEMYIVKRGRLIVVADDGKTVLATLGAGSVFGEVSVLEIAGNRTGNRRTANVRSLGYSDLFCLAKRDLWEALADYPDARHSLTERGCQLLRKDGLLDEDVFQGAKQAKDSIADKIDRLENTVDNLQTRLARLLAEYSSSHAKMKQRLARVERRESSYPSDSCSELELELDEEQGAAGGAGISVNQLRRSFQRARRNNCARRYKQNTV from the exons ATGTGGACCTACATGATGGCCGCTGCGAGCGCTGACCCCTTGGCAGCACACACGAGACGCCTCGCAGCCTCTCACAGACCCCATCGTGAACCCCCGAGTCAAACCTCCATCAGCAATCATGTGCCTCCCAGCGAATCCTGCAGCCAAACCACGCAG TTGGACATTCCCAGGCAAGATGGCGGGATCGCCCGACTTTCTGGCACGGAACGGTGCCCGGATACCGAATTATCGGAAGTCATTCGGATCTTTGATCCATCTCGCACCGATCAG GAGGTCGGTGCTATGGAGGATTCCTGCGACAGCATCCGGAATTCAGAGAAGCTGCATCGCCGCCTCCATCGTCTTACCAATCGTCTTCAG GGGATGTGGAAATGCCGGCcaaggaaacgaaaaaaagaccGGGAACCGGACGGTTTCCTAGCGAAGTTTCAGGGCAGCGGGGCCTCAGCATCCCCTGAACACAGCGCCACGTGCTGCTGGGGACATCGCCTCGCCATTGACCCAACCCTCCCGTTTCACTACAGA TGGCTGCTGGTCGTTTCGCTGGCTGTGCTGTACAATCTGGTGTTTGTCGTTGGTCGCGCTGTTTTCTGGGAGCTGAACAACGCCGTCCCCGGAGTTTGGTACCTCCTAGACTACGTCTGCGATGCCATTTACCTTCTGGATATTATCGTTCACGCTCACGAAG ggTACCTGGAGCAGGGATTGATGGTAAGGGATGCGAAACGGCTCAGACAGCATTACTTCAAGACTGCTAGATGGCGGCTGGATTTCCTCGCTATTTTTCCCACGGATCTCGCCTACTTTTGGTGGAGTCCAAGCTCCTGCCAAGTACAG GTACCTTGTCCCGTGATCGTAAGGACCAATCGATTACTGAAGTTGTCCCGAATGTGGCAATACTTCGAAAAGACTGAAACCCGAACCGGATACCCGAATGCCTTTAGGATATGCAAG GTGGTTCTCGCCATCCTAGTCCTCATCCACTGGAATGCATGTCTGTACTTTGCGATCAGCTACGTGGTGGGATTTGGCTCTGACAATTGGGTTTACAACCTGAATGGAGCCAGGAACGCCTCCCTCGCCCGACAATATATCTACAGCTTCTACTGGAGCACGCTTACCCTGACAACAATTG GGGAAACACCGCAGCCGGAAAATGACGCCGAGTACCTTTTCGTCGTCGCTGACTTTCTGGCTGGAGTTTTGATATTCGCAACGATCGTTGGAAACATCGGTAGCATGATAAGCAACATGAACGTCGCTAGAgttgaatttcagaatcgcatGGACGGCGTCAAGCAATACATGCAATTTCGGAAGGTTTCCACGGAGCTGGAGGCCAGAGTGATAAGGTGGTTCGCTTACACCTGGGCGAACAAACAG GCTCTGGACGAGGAACGTGTACTCGGAGCTCTTCCCGATAAGCTCAAAGCGGAAATTGCAATTCACGTTCACCTGGACACCTTGAAACAGGTTCGAATATTCCAAGACTGCGAGCCTGGATTGCTGGAAGAATTGGTGCTCAAGCTTCGCCTTCAG GTGTTCAGCCCTGGGGATTACATATGCCGCAAAGGAGACGTGGGCAAGGAGATGTACATAGTGAAGAGGGGGCGTCTGATAGTGGTGGCTGACGACGGTAAAACAGTCCTAGCGACTCTCGGGGCAGGAAGTGTCTTCGGCGAAGTGAGCGTCCTCGAGATAGCTGGTAATAGAACGGGGAACAGAAGAACGGCGAACGTGAGATCATTGG GCTACTCCGATCTATTTTGCCTCGCAAAAAGGGACCTTTGGGAAGCCCTCGCTGATTACCCGGATGCCAGACACTCCCTCACGGAACGAGGGTGCCAACTTCTCAGAAAAGACGGTCTTCTTGACGAGGATGTTTTCCAGGGTGCCAAGCAGGCGAAGGACTCCATCGCCGACAAGATTGACCGACTTG AAAATACCGTCGACAACCTTCAAACCCGACTCGCCCGACTTCTCGCCGAGTATTCGAGCAGCCATGCAAAGATGAAGCAGCGTCTTGCCCGAGTCGAACGTCGAGAATCATC ATATCCAAGCGACAGCTGCAGCGAGCTGGAACTGGAACTGGACGAGGAACAGGGTGCGGCTGGAGGCGCTGGCATATCCGTTAATCAACTTCGCCGTAGCTTCCAGCGGGCAAGGAGAAATAATTGTGCCAGAAGATACAAGCAAAACACGGTTTAG
- the LOC124405724 gene encoding cyclic nucleotide-gated cation channel subunit A isoform X2 translates to MWTYMMAAASADPLAAHTRRLAASHRPHREPPSQTSISNHVPPSESCSQTTQLDIPRQDGGIARLSGTERCPDTELSEVIRIFDPSRTDQGMWKCRPRKRKKDREPDGFLAKFQGSGASASPEHSATCCWGHRLAIDPTLPFHYRWLLVVSLAVLYNLVFVVGRAVFWELNNAVPGVWYLLDYVCDAIYLLDIIVHAHEGYLEQGLMVRDAKRLRQHYFKTARWRLDFLAIFPTDLAYFWWSPSSCQVQVPCPVIVRTNRLLKLSRMWQYFEKTETRTGYPNAFRICKVVLAILVLIHWNACLYFAISYVVGFGSDNWVYNLNGARNASLARQYIYSFYWSTLTLTTIGETPQPENDAEYLFVVADFLAGVLIFATIVGNIGSMISNMNVARVEFQNRMDGVKQYMQFRKVSTELEARVIRWFAYTWANKQALDEERVLGALPDKLKAEIAIHVHLDTLKQVRIFQDCEPGLLEELVLKLRLQVFSPGDYICRKGDVGKEMYIVKRGRLIVVADDGKTVLATLGAGSVFGEVSVLEIAGNRTGNRRTANVRSLGYSDLFCLAKRDLWEALADYPDARHSLTERGCQLLRKDGLLDEDVFQGAKQAKDSIADKIDRLENTVDNLQTRLARLLAEYSSSHAKMKQRLARVERRESSYPSDSCSELELELDEEQGAAGGAGISVNQLRRSFQRARRNNCARRYKQNTV, encoded by the exons ATGTGGACCTACATGATGGCCGCTGCGAGCGCTGACCCCTTGGCAGCACACACGAGACGCCTCGCAGCCTCTCACAGACCCCATCGTGAACCCCCGAGTCAAACCTCCATCAGCAATCATGTGCCTCCCAGCGAATCCTGCAGCCAAACCACGCAG TTGGACATTCCCAGGCAAGATGGCGGGATCGCCCGACTTTCTGGCACGGAACGGTGCCCGGATACCGAATTATCGGAAGTCATTCGGATCTTTGATCCATCTCGCACCGATCAG GGGATGTGGAAATGCCGGCcaaggaaacgaaaaaaagaccGGGAACCGGACGGTTTCCTAGCGAAGTTTCAGGGCAGCGGGGCCTCAGCATCCCCTGAACACAGCGCCACGTGCTGCTGGGGACATCGCCTCGCCATTGACCCAACCCTCCCGTTTCACTACAGA TGGCTGCTGGTCGTTTCGCTGGCTGTGCTGTACAATCTGGTGTTTGTCGTTGGTCGCGCTGTTTTCTGGGAGCTGAACAACGCCGTCCCCGGAGTTTGGTACCTCCTAGACTACGTCTGCGATGCCATTTACCTTCTGGATATTATCGTTCACGCTCACGAAG ggTACCTGGAGCAGGGATTGATGGTAAGGGATGCGAAACGGCTCAGACAGCATTACTTCAAGACTGCTAGATGGCGGCTGGATTTCCTCGCTATTTTTCCCACGGATCTCGCCTACTTTTGGTGGAGTCCAAGCTCCTGCCAAGTACAG GTACCTTGTCCCGTGATCGTAAGGACCAATCGATTACTGAAGTTGTCCCGAATGTGGCAATACTTCGAAAAGACTGAAACCCGAACCGGATACCCGAATGCCTTTAGGATATGCAAG GTGGTTCTCGCCATCCTAGTCCTCATCCACTGGAATGCATGTCTGTACTTTGCGATCAGCTACGTGGTGGGATTTGGCTCTGACAATTGGGTTTACAACCTGAATGGAGCCAGGAACGCCTCCCTCGCCCGACAATATATCTACAGCTTCTACTGGAGCACGCTTACCCTGACAACAATTG GGGAAACACCGCAGCCGGAAAATGACGCCGAGTACCTTTTCGTCGTCGCTGACTTTCTGGCTGGAGTTTTGATATTCGCAACGATCGTTGGAAACATCGGTAGCATGATAAGCAACATGAACGTCGCTAGAgttgaatttcagaatcgcatGGACGGCGTCAAGCAATACATGCAATTTCGGAAGGTTTCCACGGAGCTGGAGGCCAGAGTGATAAGGTGGTTCGCTTACACCTGGGCGAACAAACAG GCTCTGGACGAGGAACGTGTACTCGGAGCTCTTCCCGATAAGCTCAAAGCGGAAATTGCAATTCACGTTCACCTGGACACCTTGAAACAGGTTCGAATATTCCAAGACTGCGAGCCTGGATTGCTGGAAGAATTGGTGCTCAAGCTTCGCCTTCAG GTGTTCAGCCCTGGGGATTACATATGCCGCAAAGGAGACGTGGGCAAGGAGATGTACATAGTGAAGAGGGGGCGTCTGATAGTGGTGGCTGACGACGGTAAAACAGTCCTAGCGACTCTCGGGGCAGGAAGTGTCTTCGGCGAAGTGAGCGTCCTCGAGATAGCTGGTAATAGAACGGGGAACAGAAGAACGGCGAACGTGAGATCATTGG GCTACTCCGATCTATTTTGCCTCGCAAAAAGGGACCTTTGGGAAGCCCTCGCTGATTACCCGGATGCCAGACACTCCCTCACGGAACGAGGGTGCCAACTTCTCAGAAAAGACGGTCTTCTTGACGAGGATGTTTTCCAGGGTGCCAAGCAGGCGAAGGACTCCATCGCCGACAAGATTGACCGACTTG AAAATACCGTCGACAACCTTCAAACCCGACTCGCCCGACTTCTCGCCGAGTATTCGAGCAGCCATGCAAAGATGAAGCAGCGTCTTGCCCGAGTCGAACGTCGAGAATCATC ATATCCAAGCGACAGCTGCAGCGAGCTGGAACTGGAACTGGACGAGGAACAGGGTGCGGCTGGAGGCGCTGGCATATCCGTTAATCAACTTCGCCGTAGCTTCCAGCGGGCAAGGAGAAATAATTGTGCCAGAAGATACAAGCAAAACACGGTTTAG